A part of Streptomyces sp. NBC_01497 genomic DNA contains:
- a CDS encoding SMI1/KNR4 family protein → MTQTIDDWRPFLERWSREWADVRAPGLREDHRGLEDEEPRRADRLGFPPASEERIGAAEERLGRRLPPSYRTFLKVSDGWRHAGGFVYLLAGAEAARWFEGGAGRAAYYPGELHENSSPEDVLLAGMWGRSLQLAVESDMADVLLDPGDVGDDGEWAVYSHASWRASPPKRYASFRLFMEDMYREFHRLTANESVRTAVAFANATTRAQDASVEAARLDALAGRHERASAGLAQAVSYGRPRAQGLLDQIHRLLGKTYMVYFPGLAVDPLYAPEVVPLLAAEHVRSSHLDDSAWGHRLRGATDPLREAADGILRQVRGGAFRYTAEGPFGRAVEKAREQALWGGTDEAWATLRAALPAWRPLGPDHLAPVGLCADPLLGPLITPERGAELLATPRAGEPGETPVPAPDADPPGLAWLAESGGDSMRAAYRFVLVEGVEPAELPGRLGADGTAAVLEGPMTRWESRRQGRSSPGSSTWRDEGNAMVGRAGPGWSFAFEAETEGFVEQWMVSPGTAASHGTRAVTVWRQPASGQHPAVFHLSCAVDGEERYAFTVRGTDVGLRGPVPDALDPERLFARDDQGVRRDERDALEAVAAEFGVRLPRFALERGRLHVLRTGPWRRLPREGERYATLSWRRQRP, encoded by the coding sequence ATGACGCAGACGATCGACGACTGGCGTCCCTTCCTGGAGCGGTGGAGCCGGGAATGGGCGGACGTGCGGGCCCCGGGGCTGCGGGAGGACCACCGTGGCCTGGAGGACGAGGAGCCCCGCCGGGCGGATCGGCTGGGGTTCCCGCCCGCGTCCGAGGAGCGGATCGGCGCGGCGGAGGAGCGGCTCGGGCGCCGGCTGCCGCCGTCCTACCGGACCTTCCTGAAAGTCAGTGACGGATGGCGGCACGCGGGCGGCTTCGTGTACCTGCTCGCCGGCGCCGAAGCGGCCCGGTGGTTCGAGGGCGGCGCGGGCCGGGCCGCGTACTACCCGGGGGAACTGCACGAGAACTCCTCTCCCGAGGACGTGTTGCTCGCCGGGATGTGGGGGCGCTCGCTCCAACTGGCCGTGGAGTCGGACATGGCCGACGTCCTGCTGGACCCGGGGGACGTGGGGGACGACGGTGAGTGGGCCGTGTACAGCCACGCGTCGTGGCGCGCGAGTCCACCCAAGCGGTATGCGTCCTTCCGCCTGTTCATGGAGGACATGTACCGGGAGTTCCACCGCCTGACGGCGAACGAGTCGGTGCGCACGGCGGTCGCGTTCGCCAACGCGACCACGCGGGCCCAGGACGCTTCCGTGGAGGCCGCCCGGCTGGACGCGCTGGCCGGGCGGCACGAGCGGGCCTCGGCGGGCCTCGCGCAGGCGGTGTCGTACGGCAGACCCCGGGCCCAGGGCCTGCTGGACCAGATCCACCGGCTGCTCGGGAAGACCTACATGGTGTATTTCCCCGGCCTTGCGGTCGATCCGCTGTACGCGCCGGAGGTGGTGCCCCTGTTGGCGGCAGAGCACGTGCGCAGCAGCCATCTTGACGACAGTGCATGGGGACATCGCCTGCGGGGCGCCACGGACCCGCTGCGGGAAGCGGCGGACGGGATCCTGCGGCAGGTGCGGGGCGGAGCGTTCCGCTACACCGCCGAGGGACCCTTCGGGCGGGCCGTCGAAAAAGCGCGGGAGCAGGCGCTCTGGGGCGGGACGGACGAGGCCTGGGCCACGCTGCGTGCCGCACTGCCCGCGTGGCGGCCGCTCGGCCCCGACCACCTCGCCCCGGTGGGCCTGTGCGCCGACCCCCTCCTCGGACCGCTGATCACACCGGAGCGCGGCGCCGAACTCCTGGCCACGCCCCGGGCGGGCGAGCCGGGTGAGACCCCGGTACCCGCGCCCGACGCCGATCCTCCGGGGCTTGCGTGGCTGGCGGAGTCCGGTGGCGACAGCATGCGGGCGGCGTACCGCTTCGTCCTCGTGGAGGGGGTCGAACCGGCCGAACTGCCCGGCCGTCTCGGCGCCGACGGGACCGCCGCCGTCCTGGAGGGGCCGATGACCCGGTGGGAATCGCGCCGGCAGGGCAGGAGCAGCCCGGGATCCTCGACCTGGCGGGACGAGGGGAACGCGATGGTCGGCCGGGCGGGCCCCGGATGGAGTTTCGCGTTCGAGGCCGAGACCGAGGGCTTCGTCGAGCAGTGGATGGTCTCTCCGGGTACGGCCGCCTCGCACGGCACCCGGGCGGTGACGGTGTGGCGGCAGCCCGCGTCGGGGCAGCACCCGGCTGTCTTCCATCTCTCCTGCGCGGTGGACGGGGAGGAGCGGTACGCGTTCACCGTGCGGGGTACGGACGTCGGCCTGCGGGGCCCGGTGCCGGACGCCCTGGATCCGGAGCGCCTCTTCGCCCGGGACGATCAGGGAGTCAGGCGGGACGAGCGGGACGCGCTGGAGGCCGTCGCGGCCGAGTTCGGCGTCCGGCTGCCCCGGTTCGCCCTGGAGCGCGGGCGCCTGCACGTCCTCCGTACCGGGCCCTGGCGCAGGCTCCCGCGCGAGGGCGAGAGGTACGCGACCCTCAGCTGGAGGCGGCAGCGGCCGTAG
- a CDS encoding PAS domain-containing protein yields MSASRSETTDAAGPDEPGSDLLAALLDGMDAALCAFDAGGVVTHWNREAERILGWSAAEAVGRHGFAGWAARSADADEVLARLMATMDGEGRQVHEFAMLRKDGGRVLVRTQSAGVRGADGKPAGVYCAFSEVHAQIDLERSIALSEALFADASWGVVLVDVDLRPTVINAHAARALGSGRTTVLGRPLGELVVQGSEELEAALHHVLAEGAPTGLTELWVTVRTAEGERRRCWRSGFLRLASPLAEEPVPLGVGWLFTDVTDARLTAQEADRLRFRSNQLHRAARSAAECEDPMEAATTYLDFALAGFADHALIDLVAGPSGRRGGGAYDATDPDAPVRLVRTAATPTGASGPVGRVAGGGIPVGYLDGHPALRAMERAGSVRASAPAPGRSAPGTSAREPSQAAPSPVPAPQTWAAARQWPTDSVHALCTVLRSRGRSLGVVTFLRCGGRAAFERPDALYAEDVTVRMAAALDLAEVLRPQP; encoded by the coding sequence ATGAGTGCTTCCCGGAGTGAGACCACCGACGCGGCGGGACCCGACGAGCCGGGATCGGATCTGCTCGCGGCTCTGCTCGACGGCATGGACGCCGCTCTCTGCGCCTTCGACGCCGGGGGCGTCGTCACGCACTGGAACCGCGAGGCCGAGCGGATACTCGGCTGGAGCGCAGCCGAGGCGGTGGGGCGGCACGGGTTCGCGGGCTGGGCCGCCCGTTCGGCCGACGCCGACGAGGTGCTGGCCCGCCTGATGGCCACCATGGACGGCGAGGGACGGCAGGTCCACGAGTTCGCGATGCTGCGCAAGGACGGCGGCCGGGTGCTCGTACGGACCCAGTCGGCGGGCGTGCGCGGCGCCGACGGGAAGCCCGCAGGGGTGTACTGCGCGTTCAGCGAGGTGCACGCGCAGATCGACCTGGAGCGCTCCATAGCGCTGAGCGAGGCGTTGTTCGCGGACGCGTCCTGGGGTGTGGTCCTGGTCGACGTCGACCTGCGGCCCACGGTGATCAACGCGCACGCGGCACGGGCGCTCGGCTCCGGCCGTACGACGGTGCTCGGCAGGCCGCTGGGCGAACTCGTCGTGCAGGGGTCCGAGGAGCTGGAGGCGGCCCTCCACCACGTCCTCGCGGAGGGCGCGCCGACCGGCCTCACCGAACTGTGGGTCACGGTCCGTACGGCCGAGGGTGAGCGGCGCCGCTGCTGGCGCAGCGGATTCCTGCGGCTCGCCTCGCCACTCGCGGAGGAGCCGGTGCCGCTCGGCGTGGGCTGGCTGTTCACGGACGTGACGGACGCGCGGCTGACGGCGCAGGAGGCGGACCGGCTGCGGTTCCGCTCCAACCAGCTGCACCGCGCCGCACGCTCCGCCGCCGAGTGCGAGGACCCGATGGAGGCCGCCACCACCTACCTGGACTTCGCGCTCGCGGGCTTCGCGGACCACGCGCTGATCGATCTGGTGGCCGGTCCCTCGGGACGCCGGGGCGGCGGGGCGTACGACGCCACCGACCCGGACGCGCCGGTACGGCTGGTCCGCACGGCCGCGACGCCGACCGGCGCCTCGGGGCCGGTCGGCCGGGTCGCGGGCGGCGGCATCCCGGTGGGCTACCTCGACGGCCATCCCGCGCTGCGGGCGATGGAGCGGGCCGGATCGGTGCGGGCGAGCGCCCCGGCGCCGGGACGGAGCGCGCCGGGCACGTCGGCACGGGAGCCGTCCCAGGCGGCCCCGTCACCGGTCCCGGCCCCGCAGACATGGGCCGCCGCGCGGCAGTGGCCCACGGACTCGGTCCACGCGCTGTGCACGGTGCTGCGCAGCCGGGGCCGCTCACTCGGAGTCGTGACGTTCCTGCGGTGCGGCGGGCGGGCGGCCTTCGAGCGGCCGGACGCGCTGTACGCGGAGGACGTGACGGTCAGGATGGCGGCGGCGCTCGACCTGGCGGAGGTCCTGCGCCCGCAGCCGTGA
- a CDS encoding SIS domain-containing protein, translating into MDDRSPADRFFDAAAGLLGRVRDEEAASIAAAGAAIADAVAGGRRLFAFGAGHSSLPAQDTVYRAGGLAVMNLLTVPGMTGVDVRPATLGSALERVEGLASTVLDTSPATAGDILVIISLSGRNTLPVEMARHARERGLTVIGVTSVAYATGTTPRNASGTFLKDHCDIVLDNKIAIGDAELTAEGVAAPFAPASTVVTSALMQAVMATAASDLAARGIEPPLLRSGNIDGGTEWNVRVIEENADRIFWH; encoded by the coding sequence ATGGACGACCGCAGCCCCGCAGACCGGTTCTTCGACGCCGCCGCCGGGCTCCTGGGCCGCGTACGGGACGAGGAGGCCGCGAGCATCGCCGCCGCCGGGGCCGCGATCGCCGACGCCGTCGCGGGGGGCCGGCGGCTGTTCGCGTTCGGGGCCGGGCACTCGTCGCTGCCCGCGCAGGACACCGTCTACCGGGCGGGCGGACTCGCCGTGATGAACCTGCTCACCGTGCCCGGCATGACCGGTGTCGACGTACGGCCCGCGACGCTCGGTTCCGCGCTGGAGCGGGTCGAGGGGCTGGCAAGCACCGTGCTGGACACCTCCCCCGCCACCGCCGGCGACATCCTCGTGATCATCTCGCTGTCCGGCCGCAACACCCTGCCCGTGGAGATGGCGCGGCACGCCCGCGAGCGGGGACTCACCGTGATCGGCGTGACGTCCGTGGCGTACGCGACCGGCACCACGCCCAGGAACGCGAGCGGCACCTTCCTCAAGGACCACTGCGACATCGTCCTCGACAACAAGATCGCCATCGGGGACGCCGAACTGACCGCCGAGGGCGTCGCCGCGCCGTTCGCACCCGCGTCCACCGTCGTCACCAGCGCGCTCATGCAGGCCGTGATGGCGACCGCCGCCTCCGACCTCGCGGCACGGGGCATCGAGCCGCCGCTGCTGCGGTCCGGCAACATCGACGGCGGCACCGAGTGGAACGTGCGCGTGATCGAGGAGAACGCCGACCGGATCTTCTGGCACTAG
- a CDS encoding alpha-L-rhamnosidase-related protein — translation MIVHGRRRPRRRLGSAGAALSLGLALLLALLAQPTASSAATPALVSARSTAPRAASDWHTYVRAPKSSDVCPVSVVSTSGAVEGARNLVCGGSGGVTLTYADGGAAPTILLDYGQETGGLPYFTVSAQSGSPTLKAAYSEGLQYMSPTGDGSPPWADGDSSRSDGYPVSGPGTITNSSTQGGERYEQITLSTPGRLTLSKVGIDYIADRTQAAGYGGHFLSSSNELNKIWYAGAYTLQTDLAPADSLPGTWSIQGGGLQADGSKINDGAGVLRRGSSWSDSTTTFRTSILHDQAGWMVRAQNAQNGYLFILDDSTDSGGAPNTLQKFDVQDGAYTSLGSVALPSPVDEGTWHTVATTVSGTSVTISLDGSRIDRFDTTALPAGAVARPAGTIGFREFGDEKAAFKDLTVVSGTGKKLYGNALSGPATLADFTPPGSNALPSVLDGARRDRAIWSGDILVEGLTDYYSVNNPEYIKQSLNLLGSRQLSSGFVPGALHPASVPHLGPLTPGDTTTYSATYSMYFVAGLASYYLHTGDKAFVAKEWPVVQRQLAWNATRLDGNGLFSTRAGVDGADWDFYDSDKGGEVAAYNILYYKALLDGAGLATAAGEASQAAAYRADAQALKARINERLYDPESGLYKISDTQSGVAQDANALAVLYGVAPSSKQAEILGKLKSALWTTPYGPLPFSSGAGDRDLVSPFVSGFELQARLAAGDTANAQELLHDVWGHMIAPGPDQTGTMWENISGSDGTPGLGAGASLSHGWSTAPTSALSGYVLGVLPDTAGYATWTVQPHPGDLAWTQGSVPTPHGDIDVHWTAKTGADRFSLTVDAPKGTSGTIAIPVSGRARTVTVNGKVVWRHGDFTAGAGVTGGHFASGYVYLKVKQHGSYRVTAR, via the coding sequence ATGATCGTTCACGGCAGAAGACGTCCACGCCGCAGGCTCGGTTCGGCGGGCGCGGCCCTCTCACTGGGCCTTGCCCTGCTCCTCGCCCTGCTCGCCCAGCCGACGGCATCGTCCGCCGCGACGCCGGCTCTCGTCTCCGCGCGGTCCACGGCCCCCCGGGCCGCGAGCGACTGGCACACGTACGTACGGGCACCGAAGAGTTCCGACGTGTGCCCGGTGTCCGTGGTCAGTACCTCGGGCGCGGTCGAAGGGGCCCGGAACCTCGTGTGCGGCGGATCGGGCGGGGTGACGCTCACCTACGCGGACGGCGGAGCGGCACCCACCATCCTGCTCGACTACGGCCAGGAGACGGGCGGGCTGCCCTACTTCACCGTCTCCGCCCAGTCGGGGTCGCCGACCCTGAAGGCCGCGTACAGCGAGGGGCTGCAGTACATGAGCCCCACCGGTGACGGGTCGCCGCCCTGGGCCGACGGCGACAGTTCCCGGTCCGACGGCTACCCGGTGTCGGGGCCGGGCACGATCACCAACAGTTCCACGCAGGGTGGCGAGCGGTACGAGCAGATCACGCTCTCGACGCCGGGCCGTCTCACCCTGAGCAAGGTGGGAATCGACTACATCGCCGACCGCACCCAGGCGGCCGGGTACGGGGGCCACTTCCTGTCGAGTTCGAACGAGTTGAACAAGATCTGGTACGCCGGTGCCTACACCTTGCAGACCGATCTCGCTCCGGCCGACTCCCTCCCCGGGACGTGGTCCATCCAGGGCGGCGGCCTGCAAGCCGACGGCTCGAAGATCAATGACGGTGCCGGGGTGCTGCGTCGCGGATCCTCCTGGAGCGACAGCACGACGACCTTCAGGACCAGCATCCTGCACGACCAGGCCGGGTGGATGGTACGCGCGCAGAACGCGCAGAACGGCTACCTGTTCATCCTCGACGACAGCACCGACAGCGGCGGTGCCCCGAACACGCTGCAGAAGTTCGACGTCCAGGACGGCGCCTACACCAGCCTCGGCTCCGTGGCGCTGCCGTCCCCCGTGGACGAGGGCACCTGGCACACCGTGGCCACCACGGTGTCCGGGACGAGCGTGACGATCTCGCTGGACGGCAGCCGGATCGACCGCTTCGACACGACGGCCCTGCCCGCCGGCGCCGTCGCCCGGCCCGCCGGCACCATCGGATTCCGTGAGTTCGGCGACGAGAAGGCGGCCTTCAAGGACCTCACCGTCGTCAGCGGTACGGGCAAGAAGCTCTACGGCAACGCGCTGAGCGGGCCCGCCACGCTCGCCGACTTCACTCCGCCCGGGTCCAACGCGCTGCCGTCGGTCCTCGACGGGGCCAGGCGCGACCGCGCGATCTGGAGCGGCGACATCCTCGTGGAGGGCCTCACCGACTACTACTCGGTGAACAACCCGGAGTACATCAAGCAGTCCCTGAACCTGCTGGGCAGCCGGCAGCTCTCCAGCGGATTCGTGCCGGGCGCCCTCCACCCGGCGAGCGTGCCGCACCTCGGACCGCTCACCCCCGGCGACACGACCACCTACTCGGCCACGTACTCCATGTACTTCGTCGCGGGCCTGGCGAGTTACTACCTCCACACCGGCGACAAGGCTTTCGTCGCGAAGGAGTGGCCCGTCGTCCAGCGCCAACTGGCCTGGAACGCCACGCGGCTCGACGGGAACGGGCTCTTCTCGACCAGGGCCGGGGTCGACGGCGCCGACTGGGACTTCTACGACAGCGACAAGGGCGGCGAGGTCGCCGCCTACAACATCCTCTACTACAAGGCACTCCTCGACGGAGCGGGGCTGGCCACCGCCGCGGGAGAGGCCTCGCAAGCCGCTGCCTACCGGGCGGACGCGCAGGCGTTGAAGGCGCGCATCAACGAACGCCTCTACGACCCGGAGAGCGGCCTCTACAAGATCAGCGACACCCAGTCCGGTGTCGCGCAGGACGCCAACGCCCTGGCCGTCCTGTACGGAGTCGCGCCGTCCTCGAAGCAGGCGGAGATCCTGGGCAAGCTCAAGTCGGCCCTGTGGACCACCCCTTACGGACCGCTTCCCTTCTCCTCCGGCGCCGGCGACAGGGACCTGGTCAGCCCCTTCGTCAGTGGGTTCGAACTCCAGGCGCGCCTGGCGGCCGGTGACACCGCGAACGCACAGGAGCTCTTGCACGATGTGTGGGGCCACATGATCGCTCCGGGCCCGGACCAGACCGGGACCATGTGGGAGAACATCTCCGGAAGCGACGGCACACCCGGCCTGGGGGCGGGGGCGAGTCTGTCCCACGGGTGGTCCACGGCCCCGACCTCCGCGCTGTCCGGGTACGTCCTGGGCGTTCTCCCGGACACGGCGGGATACGCCACCTGGACGGTCCAGCCCCATCCGGGAGACCTCGCCTGGACGCAGGGAAGTGTCCCCACCCCGCACGGTGACATCGACGTCCACTGGACCGCGAAGACCGGCGCCGACCGGTTCAGCCTGACCGTCGACGCCCCCAAGGGCACCAGCGGCACCATCGCCATCCCGGTCTCCGGCCGGGCCCGCACGGTCACCGTCAACGGCAAGGTGGTGTGGCGCCACGGGGACTTCACCGCCGGGGCCGGTGTCACCGGTGGCCACTTCGCGTCCGGCTACGTCTACCTGAAGGTGAAGCAGCACGGCAGCTACCGCGTCACCGCGCGCTAG
- a CDS encoding SDR family oxidoreductase, with translation MTFSEEERILSGSPRPLALVTGVGRSVGIGAAIARQLAASGWDIAFTYWTPYDERMAWGVEPGAEAAVSDGLVEAGATAFAVEADLADPGTPARIFDAVETARGGVSALVMCHCESVDSGLLDTTVESFDRHFAVNTRASWLLIREFGRRFGGDFGTGRIVALTSDHTVGNLPYGASKGALDRITLAAAQELAHLGVTANAVNPGPVDTGWMDERLRATVVDRTPLARLGTPQDPARLVDFLCSSEGQWVNGQLLVSNGGLT, from the coding sequence GTGACCTTCAGCGAAGAAGAGCGGATCCTGTCCGGCAGCCCCCGTCCCCTGGCGCTCGTCACGGGGGTCGGCCGCAGCGTCGGCATCGGCGCCGCGATCGCCCGGCAGCTCGCCGCGTCCGGCTGGGACATTGCCTTCACCTACTGGACCCCGTACGACGAACGGATGGCGTGGGGCGTCGAGCCGGGCGCGGAGGCGGCAGTGTCCGACGGGCTCGTGGAGGCCGGCGCCACCGCCTTCGCGGTCGAGGCGGACCTGGCCGATCCCGGCACTCCCGCGCGGATCTTCGACGCGGTCGAGACCGCGCGCGGCGGCGTGAGCGCGCTGGTGATGTGCCACTGCGAGTCCGTCGACTCGGGCCTGCTCGACACGACCGTCGAGAGCTTCGACCGGCACTTCGCCGTCAACACCCGGGCAAGCTGGCTGCTGATCCGCGAGTTCGGCCGCCGCTTCGGCGGTGATTTCGGCACCGGCCGGATCGTCGCGCTCACCAGCGACCACACCGTCGGCAACCTCCCGTACGGCGCGAGCAAGGGCGCCCTGGACCGCATCACCCTGGCGGCTGCCCAGGAGCTCGCACATCTCGGCGTCACCGCGAACGCCGTCAACCCGGGCCCGGTGGACACGGGTTGGATGGACGAGCGCCTGCGGGCCACGGTCGTGGACCGCACCCCGCTGGCCCGCCTCGGCACCCCGCAGGACCCCGCCCGCCTTGTCGACTTCCTCTGCTCGTCCGAGGGGCAGTGGGTCAACGGACAACTGCTGGTCAGCAATGGCGGGTTGACCTGA
- a CDS encoding helix-turn-helix domain-containing protein, with protein sequence MPEGLGKLVGYSPSSIASFEQGRRIPTPAAIDKADEVLGAGGLLIALKEEVAKAQYPAFFRDMAGLEAKAVGLCEYAVQVVPGLLQTDAYARAVLRMRRPVLDDEIIEQRVVARLARQVIYARRPAPLLSFLIEEVVLHRPIGGREVLRGQLEQILVLAGDRNVDVQIMPTDREEHVGLDGAFTMIDLAKGERLAYAAAQGDSRLYSDHTKVHELGSRYGILRAQALTPRESLARIEGLLGET encoded by the coding sequence TTGCCCGAGGGACTCGGCAAGCTCGTTGGCTACTCGCCGTCCAGCATCGCGTCGTTCGAGCAGGGGCGGCGCATCCCGACCCCGGCGGCCATCGACAAGGCGGACGAGGTCCTCGGCGCGGGCGGGCTCCTGATCGCGCTGAAGGAAGAGGTCGCGAAGGCGCAGTACCCGGCGTTCTTCAGGGACATGGCGGGGCTGGAGGCGAAGGCGGTCGGCTTGTGCGAGTACGCGGTACAGGTCGTGCCGGGTCTGCTCCAGACCGACGCCTACGCACGGGCGGTTCTGCGGATGCGCCGCCCGGTCCTGGACGACGAGATCATCGAGCAGCGCGTCGTGGCGCGCCTGGCACGGCAAGTCATCTACGCGCGGCGTCCGGCGCCGCTGCTCAGCTTCCTGATCGAGGAGGTGGTGCTGCACCGGCCGATCGGCGGGCGGGAGGTCCTGCGGGGACAGTTGGAGCAGATCCTGGTCCTCGCGGGCGACAGGAACGTCGATGTCCAGATCATGCCGACTGATCGCGAGGAACACGTAGGCCTCGACGGGGCGTTCACTATGATTGACCTGGCCAAGGGCGAGCGTCTGGCGTATGCGGCGGCGCAGGGCGACAGCCGCCTGTACAGCGACCATACAAAGGTCCACGAACTTGGTTCGCGGTATGGGATTCTCCGAGCACAGGCGCTCACTCCGCGTGAGTCGTTGGCCCGCATCGAGGGACTCCTGGGAGAGACATGA
- a CDS encoding DUF397 domain-containing protein, producing the protein MTKLAWFKSSYSGGEGGECVEVAACDSATAVRVRDSKRASGPVLTVAPAAWESFVTLVRS; encoded by the coding sequence ATGACCAAGCTGGCCTGGTTCAAGAGCAGTTACAGCGGCGGCGAGGGTGGCGAGTGTGTCGAGGTCGCTGCCTGCGACAGCGCCACCGCCGTGCGTGTCCGGGACTCGAAGCGGGCGAGCGGCCCCGTGCTGACGGTGGCGCCGGCCGCGTGGGAGAGCTTCGTCACCCTCGTGCGGAGCTGA
- a CDS encoding DUF397 domain-containing protein has protein sequence MSVTEPAWFKSSHGDSGGGQCVEIAWSKNSYRSGEGGESGECVGVAACDSATAVRVRDSKRASGPVLTVVPAAWESFVTLVRG, from the coding sequence ATGTCCGTGACCGAACCGGCCTGGTTCAAGAGCAGTCACGGCGACAGTGGCGGCGGTCAGTGCGTCGAGATCGCCTGGTCCAAGAACAGTTACCGCAGCGGCGAGGGTGGCGAGAGTGGCGAGTGTGTCGGGGTCGCCGCCTGCGACAGCGCCACCGCCGTGCGTGTCCGGGACTCGAAGCGGGCGAGCGGCCCCGTGCTGACGGTGGTGCCGGCCGCGTGGGAGAGCTTCGTCACCCTCGTGCGGGGATGA
- a CDS encoding SDR family NAD(P)-dependent oxidoreductase, translating to MDLQLAGRNALVTGGSRGIGLAIGRALAREGAGVALVGRDPVTVKERADELAGETGARVVGIAADTGDDASVAAMAAEAGRLLGGVDILVNNAATSSPGAFPEDALEEQINVKVRGYLRTTRALTPAMAERGWGRVINIAGLAARGTGSVVGSVRNVAVAAMSKNLADELGARGINVTVVHPGMTRTETQRASIARQAAARGVSSEQVEREFAASVSIGRIVEADEVASVVAFLASPLSVAMNGDPVIVSGGARGAIHY from the coding sequence ATGGATCTTCAGTTGGCCGGACGCAACGCCCTCGTGACCGGCGGCAGCCGGGGCATAGGTCTCGCGATCGGGCGGGCGCTGGCTCGCGAGGGCGCCGGCGTGGCGCTCGTGGGCCGTGACCCGGTCACCGTGAAGGAGCGGGCCGACGAGCTGGCGGGGGAGACCGGGGCCCGGGTCGTCGGGATCGCGGCGGACACCGGGGACGACGCTTCCGTCGCCGCCATGGCCGCCGAGGCCGGGCGGCTGCTCGGAGGTGTGGACATCCTCGTGAACAACGCAGCGACGTCCAGCCCCGGCGCGTTCCCCGAGGACGCGCTGGAGGAGCAGATCAACGTCAAGGTCCGGGGCTATCTGCGCACCACGCGCGCGCTCACGCCGGCGATGGCCGAGCGGGGCTGGGGCCGGGTCATCAACATCGCGGGGCTCGCGGCGCGGGGGACGGGTTCGGTCGTGGGGTCCGTACGTAACGTCGCTGTGGCGGCGATGAGCAAGAATCTGGCCGACGAGCTCGGCGCGCGGGGGATCAACGTGACGGTGGTGCATCCTGGAATGACGCGCACGGAGACCCAGCGGGCGAGCATCGCCCGGCAGGCCGCCGCGCGGGGAGTCAGTTCCGAGCAGGTGGAACGGGAGTTCGCGGCCTCCGTGTCCATCGGCAGGATCGTGGAGGCCGACGAGGTCGCCTCGGTGGTCGCCTTCCTCGCGAGCCCGCTGAGTGTCGCCATGAACGGCGACCCGGTGATCGTGTCCGGAGGCGCGCGGGGAGCGATCCACTACTGA
- a CDS encoding metal-dependent transcriptional regulator produces MSGLIDTTEMYLRTILELEEEGVVPMRARIAERLDQSGPTVSQTVARMERDGLVQVAGDRHLELTDEGRMLATRVMRKHRLAECLLVDVIGLEWEHVHAEACRWEHVMSEAVERRVLDLLRHPTESPYGNPIPGLDELGEPSAVDPFLDAGLVSLADLDAGGDGKTVVVRRIGEPIQTDAQLMYTLRRAGVQPGSVVSVTKSPAGVLVGSSGEAAELGAEVASHVFVAKR; encoded by the coding sequence ATGTCCGGACTGATCGACACGACGGAGATGTATCTCCGCACCATCCTCGAACTGGAAGAGGAAGGTGTGGTCCCCATGCGCGCCCGGATCGCCGAGCGGCTCGACCAGAGCGGCCCGACGGTGAGCCAGACGGTGGCGCGGATGGAGCGCGACGGCCTGGTCCAGGTCGCGGGCGACCGGCACCTGGAGCTGACGGACGAGGGCCGCATGCTCGCCACGCGCGTCATGCGCAAGCACCGGCTCGCCGAGTGCCTGCTCGTCGATGTGATCGGCCTGGAGTGGGAGCACGTCCACGCGGAGGCCTGCCGCTGGGAGCACGTGATGAGCGAGGCGGTGGAGCGGCGCGTGCTCGACCTGCTGCGCCACCCCACGGAGTCGCCGTACGGGAACCCGATCCCCGGGCTCGACGAGCTGGGGGAGCCGTCGGCGGTGGACCCGTTCCTCGACGCGGGGCTGGTGAGCCTCGCCGACCTCGACGCCGGCGGGGACGGCAAGACGGTCGTCGTCCGGCGTATCGGCGAGCCGATCCAGACGGACGCGCAGTTGATGTACACGCTGCGGCGGGCGGGCGTGCAGCCGGGCTCCGTCGTGAGCGTGACGAAGTCGCCGGCGGGCGTGCTCGTCGGCAGCAGCGGGGAGGCGGCGGAGCTGGGGGCCGAGGTCGCCTCGCACGTGTTCGTGGCCAAGCGCTGA